GAGACGACGAATGCGGGAAGATGCCCAACCGCAAAATTCAGCAAAGTGTGGCCTATCATGGTCGGAATGATCGCGAGCAGCAGCAGTCCGGTCCAATTTTCAGCTCCGAAGCCCGTCAAGGAAACTCCAGAAATCGCCGCAAGGAGCATCAGAAAGAGCGATCCGCTAACATGCAGAGTCAACATGAATGGGACGAGCGGGACGGTCTGACGATATGAGCGGGCAAACAGAACGAAGATAGCTGCAAGTATGGACGCAGTCAAGGCTAATAAGTTCCCGGTCAGTGCGGCCTCTCCGGCACCTCCTCCAAATGTAATTGCGGCCATCCCCAGAATAGCTCCCGCAATCGCCAACCGGCTGCGCCAACTGACAGATTCTTTAAGGAAGATGTATCCAAGAAATGCAGTAAAAACCGGTTGAGTGCAGGTTAGAAACGTGGAAGCGGCTATCGAAGTATAACTGAGGCTGGTGATAAAGCAGACCTGATGCAGGGCGATGATCACTGTAGCGCCAGCGATGCCAAGAATCTTGGCAGGCCACATCTCTCGCAAAGCCGTGCGCACGTTAACCGAAAATAGTGCAAAAAGAAATATGATCGCGCAAAACCCGCCGCGCCAAAATGCCGCTGCAAGCGGCGGAACATCTGCAAAACGCACAAAGATCGCGGCAGTAGAAACCGCAAGAACGGCGGGAAGCAGGGCTGCTTTAGCCCGTGCGATGGGTTGCATAGACAGTTGGGAGGGTCAAAAGGGCAGGCTTTGTCACAAAGCTTGCAAGCTCGTGTAAGGCGATGATCCGTCGTAAATCCAGAAAATATACGAAAGCAGCACAAGATTCACAAACACCAGCCTTCGGCACCGCGTGTCTAAAGGCTTGCAAATGGCTGTATTTTTTAATACTTTAAGGAATATGATGCGGAAATTGACAGCAGTCTGCCTATCTTGCCTGCTTGGAACAAACCTTGCCACGGCTCAGTTCCTTCAGGTCAAGGGCAGCGTTCCCTTATCCCCCAGAGAGGATGTTGCAGTCTCGGGTTCGATCGCCTATACTGTGGGTTCGAACTCATTCAGCGTCGTCTCGTTTGCGAATCCCAATTCCCCGGCAGTTATCGGCCAGCTCGCGCCGGGTGTTGGAACGCTGACGGGCGTGGCCTTCCGCGGCGATCATGTCTACTGCGCTGGCCAAGGCAGCGGGGTGGTCGTCATCGATGCGGACACTCCTTCATCGCCGAGTTGGGTGCGCAATGTATTGGCTGCAGCACCTGTGAAGGATGTCTCAGTAGGTGACACCTTTCTGGTCGCGGCTACAAGTCTGAACGTGACGCTTTTCGGATTGCATGATCCGGCACAGCCTCGCCTCTTGACCGCGTATGGGCGCCCTGCAAACCGCGTGGCGATTGATGCCGCTTCACGGAAGATACACTGCGCCGGAAGCGATGGAGCATTTCTGCTCAGCTGGCAGGTGAATCAAGGTGTTGTCACTTTGAGCGAATCAGACGAATTTGGCTCATCAGAGTATTCCAACGTCGCGTTAGGCGGGAGCTACGTCAACTTCGCGCAAGGACTTCAATTCTCTGCTCTTCATCCGAATACTTATACCTTGGCCGGTCAATATGGCGCTGCGGGTCAAATCCGCGGGCTTGCATCCGGCTCCAACTATTCTGTAATCGGACTGTCGACTGGCGGCATTGAGTATCTCCGCCAAACGGGCAATACGCCACAGTTTTCATCTTCCGTGCAGGTGACCGGCGGAATCAATAGCCTTGCCATATCAGGCAATGATCAATATGTTCTTGCCGCGACGACAGCCGGACTGACGGTTGTCGAGAATTCGGCGTTAACAGCTGATGAATCGCCTCTTATCCCACACGACTTTGCGCTTAGTGCATTTCCCAATCCTTTCAATTCTACAACCACGATCTCCTGGATGGGCGTGGTACGCGCAAACGCATCTCTAACTATCTTTGACGTGAATGGGCGAGAAGTGCTTTTCAGATCTGTAAACCCATCTGAAAACTCCCTCAAGCTTGATTTCGCTGGATTCGGCGCAGGGAGCTATTTTGTGCAATTAGCAGGTAACGGCATTGATTCGTCGCCGATGCGCATAGTATACTTGCCATAAGGCACTCTTGACCGCTCGTTTGCCCTTCGTCATGGGGAGAATCCTCTTCTTCCCGGTATTCGTTCAGTAAATTCTCACAGCACCATGTTTCTCCAACTCGTCGTAGAGGCGCTCCTCTACTATTTGGCCTGTTCACTGCTTGCCAAGCGCGAAGAAGCTCCGGGTTTGTTGCGCGTGTTCATTGTCGTGATGCTGCTGGCCTTCGTTTCGGGCGGCATTAAGGCCATTTTCTCAGATTTCTGGATAGGTAGCGCAATCATCGCCGTCCTAAACTTCTTCATCCTCTGGATTGGCTTGGGGATAGGGTTGTTCCGTACGATTCTCGCGCTGATCGCCGTCATGCTCCTGCGTTCATTACTCGAGTACTCCTTTGGCGGGGTTGGGGCGGGTCCGGCGCTGTTCACGCAATGGCTCAGATGATCTTCCGCTTAATTCTCTTCATGCTTTGCTCCGCGAGTGCAGTCGGACAGCTGAAGTCGTCGAGCGTCCTCGTTGCATTCCCTGAAA
This sequence is a window from bacterium. Protein-coding genes within it:
- a CDS encoding DMT family transporter, with the translated sequence MQPIARAKAALLPAVLAVSTAAIFVRFADVPPLAAAFWRGGFCAIIFLFALFSVNVRTALREMWPAKILGIAGATVIIALHQVCFITSLSYTSIAASTFLTCTQPVFTAFLGYIFLKESVSWRSRLAIAGAILGMAAITFGGGAGEAALTGNLLALTASILAAIFVLFARSYRQTVPLVPFMLTLHVSGSLFLMLLAAISGVSLTGFGAENWTGLLLLAIIPTMIGHTLLNFAVGHLPAFVVSASILGEPVGATLLGWALFAEIPGGWTLAGAALIVLCILTIVMEPRTPAIAEPSRD
- a CDS encoding T9SS type A sorting domain-containing protein; protein product: MRKLTAVCLSCLLGTNLATAQFLQVKGSVPLSPREDVAVSGSIAYTVGSNSFSVVSFANPNSPAVIGQLAPGVGTLTGVAFRGDHVYCAGQGSGVVVIDADTPSSPSWVRNVLAAAPVKDVSVGDTFLVAATSLNVTLFGLHDPAQPRLLTAYGRPANRVAIDAASRKIHCAGSDGAFLLSWQVNQGVVTLSESDEFGSSEYSNVALGGSYVNFAQGLQFSALHPNTYTLAGQYGAAGQIRGLASGSNYSVIGLSTGGIEYLRQTGNTPQFSSSVQVTGGINSLAISGNDQYVLAATTAGLTVVENSALTADESPLIPHDFALSAFPNPFNSTTTISWMGVVRANASLTIFDVNGREVLFRSVNPSENSLKLDFAGFGAGSYFVQLAGNGIDSSPMRIVYLP